Proteins from a genomic interval of Helicobacter pylori Shi112:
- a CDS encoding TolC family protein: MKKTTLFVLSLLFISSLNAVDGVSKTDLSSLSMAEDSVPLNHPNAQKLSLKNAWTRVLSNHEGLHAQEYAIKRANKMKLAAKLSFLPQIDLSAFYVYLSNPIKMDFASQKQPGVQKATNQIHQGLQNIQQNIPPQVLTPQIQAGMQGVMQGFGALSSTLESPLLFSKQNVVIGALSIIYPLYMGGARFTMVRIADLMQKDANEVYRLKKLSTFQELVSVYYGMVLNAEVAETLEEVEKGHYKHFQNALKMQKVGQIARVETLGAQVAYDKAHIASVKAKDVLEVSQLSFNSILSSKDDLEPSSKLEIHTEKNLPDLSFFVASTLNSYPVLKTLENQIQISKENTKLQIAKFLPQVHFFGSYLMKQNNSVFEDMIPSWFVGVAGRMPILSPTGRIQKYQASKLAELQASSEQIQAKKNMELLVDKTYKETLSYLKEYKSLISSVELAKENLKLQEQAFLQGLSTNAQVIDARNTLSSIIVEQKSVAYKYIVSLANLMALSDHIDLFYEFVY, translated from the coding sequence ATGAAAAAAACAACCCTCTTTGTATTGAGCTTGTTATTCATTAGCTCTTTGAACGCTGTTGATGGAGTTTCTAAAACCGATCTTTCTTCTTTGAGCATGGCTGAAGACAGCGTGCCTTTGAACCATCCTAACGCTCAAAAACTCTCTTTAAAAAACGCATGGACTAGGGTATTGTCTAACCATGAAGGCTTGCATGCACAAGAATACGCCATTAAGCGAGCGAATAAAATGAAATTAGCGGCTAAACTTTCTTTTTTGCCTCAAATTGATTTGAGCGCTTTTTACGTGTATCTCTCTAACCCTATTAAAATGGATTTTGCCAGCCAAAAACAACCGGGCGTGCAAAAAGCCACCAACCAGATCCATCAAGGCTTGCAAAACATTCAGCAAAATATCCCCCCTCAAGTATTAACCCCTCAAATCCAAGCGGGCATGCAAGGGGTGATGCAAGGTTTTGGGGCTTTGAGCAGTACTTTAGAATCCCCCTTATTGTTTTCTAAGCAAAATGTAGTGATTGGGGCTTTGAGCATTATTTATCCCCTTTATATGGGTGGGGCAAGATTCACGATGGTGCGCATTGCGGATCTGATGCAAAAAGACGCTAACGAAGTGTATCGTTTGAAAAAGCTTTCCACTTTTCAAGAGCTTGTGAGCGTGTATTATGGCATGGTGTTAAACGCAGAAGTGGCTGAAACTTTAGAAGAAGTGGAAAAAGGCCATTATAAGCATTTCCAAAACGCTTTAAAAATGCAAAAAGTAGGGCAAATCGCTAGGGTAGAAACCTTAGGCGCTCAAGTGGCTTATGATAAGGCCCATATCGCTAGCGTTAAGGCTAAAGATGTGTTAGAAGTTTCGCAACTCTCGTTCAATTCCATTTTGTCTAGCAAAGACGATCTAGAGCCTTCAAGCAAATTAGAGATCCACACAGAGAAAAATCTGCCCGATTTGAGTTTTTTTGTTGCTTCCACGCTCAATTCTTACCCGGTTTTAAAGACTTTAGAAAATCAGATTCAAATTTCTAAAGAAAACACGAAACTTCAGATCGCTAAATTCTTGCCCCAAGTGCATTTTTTTGGCTCTTACCTCATGAAACAAAACAATTCGGTGTTTGAAGACATGATCCCTAGTTGGTTTGTGGGCGTGGCCGGGCGCATGCCCATACTCTCCCCCACAGGGCGTATCCAAAAATACCAAGCGAGCAAATTAGCGGAGTTGCAAGCTAGTAGCGAGCAAATCCAGGCTAAAAAAAACATGGAATTGTTAGTGGATAAGACTTATAAAGAGACGCTTTCTTATTTGAAAGAATACAAAAGCTTGATTTCTAGCGTGGAATTAGCCAAGGAAAATTTAAAACTCCAAGAGCAAGCCTTTTTACAAGGCTTAAGCACGAACGCTCAAGTCATTGACGCGAGGAACACGCTTTCTTCTATCATTGTGGAGCAAAAAAGCGTGGCTTATAAATACATTGTTTCATTAGCGAATTTAATGGCGTTAAGCGATCATATTGATTTATTTTATGAATTTGTTTATTAA
- a CDS encoding hemolysin family protein, whose protein sequence is MGRNQGAYLDPSESILMLMVAFLLVLLNAFFVLSEFALVKVRKTRLEELVRIGNSNAKLALKMSQRLDTYLSATQLGITLSSLALGWVGEPAIAKLLAALFESMDLRENPIFIHSMSVVIAFLSITFLHVVLGEIVPKSLAIAKSEKAALFAARPLHVFWVVFYPVVRLFDVIAHFFLKKVGINPKEHDGTHSEEELKIIVGESLREGIIDSVEGEIIKNAVDFSDTSAKEIMTPRKDMVCLDEENSYEENIDIVLKSRFTRYPYCKGSKDNIIGMVHIKDLLSRSIFTPKMHDFKQIVRKMIIVPESASISQILIKMKKEQIHTALVIDEYGGTAGLLTMEDIIEEIMGEISDEHDLKQEGVNKLEEGVFELEGMLDLESVEEVLHIEFDKECEQVTLGGYVFSLLERMPMEGDIIISHGYAFEVLSVDGARIKRLKASKKDQGEN, encoded by the coding sequence ATGGGGAGGAATCAAGGAGCTTATTTGGATCCGTCTGAATCAATTCTGATGTTGATGGTTGCTTTTTTATTGGTGCTGTTGAACGCTTTTTTTGTGCTTTCAGAGTTTGCCCTTGTGAAAGTGCGTAAAACCCGCTTAGAAGAGCTGGTTAGAATCGGTAATTCCAACGCTAAACTCGCTTTAAAGATGAGTCAAAGACTAGACACTTATTTGAGCGCAACGCAGTTAGGCATCACCCTTTCTTCATTAGCTTTAGGCTGGGTGGGTGAGCCCGCTATCGCAAAATTGTTAGCCGCGCTGTTTGAGTCTATGGATTTGAGAGAAAATCCTATTTTCATCCATTCAATGAGCGTGGTTATAGCGTTTTTAAGCATCACTTTTTTGCATGTCGTGCTGGGCGAGATTGTGCCTAAATCTTTAGCGATCGCTAAATCTGAAAAAGCCGCTCTTTTTGCCGCGCGCCCCTTGCATGTGTTTTGGGTCGTGTTTTATCCGGTGGTGCGCCTATTTGATGTGATCGCTCATTTCTTTTTAAAAAAAGTGGGCATCAATCCTAAAGAGCATGACGGCACGCATTCTGAAGAAGAGTTAAAGATCATTGTGGGCGAGAGTTTGAGAGAGGGTATTATTGATTCAGTGGAGGGCGAAATCATTAAAAACGCAGTGGATTTTTCTGACACGAGCGCTAAAGAAATCATGACCCCACGAAAAGACATGGTGTGTTTGGACGAAGAAAACAGCTATGAAGAAAATATAGACATTGTTTTAAAAAGCCGCTTCACGCGCTACCCCTATTGTAAGGGTTCTAAGGATAACATTATCGGCATGGTGCATATTAAGGACTTGCTTTCTCGCTCTATTTTTACCCCTAAAATGCATGATTTCAAGCAAATCGTTAGGAAAATGATCATCGTCCCCGAAAGCGCTTCCATTTCTCAAATCCTTATTAAAATGAAAAAAGAGCAGATCCATACCGCTTTGGTGATTGATGAATACGGCGGCACGGCCGGGTTGCTCACTATGGAAGACATTATTGAAGAGATCATGGGTGAGATTAGCGACGAACATGATTTGAAGCAAGAGGGCGTGAACAAGCTTGAAGAGGGTGTGTTTGAATTAGAGGGCATGCTGGATTTAGAGAGCGTAGAAGAAGTGCTTCACATTGAATTTGATAAAGAATGCGAGCAGGTAACGCTTGGGGGCTATGTTTTTAGCTTGTTAGAACGCATGCCTATGGAGGGGGATATAATCATTTCGCATGGGTATGCCTTTGAAGTCTTAAGCGTGGATGGGGCTAGGATAAAACGCTTAAAAGCGAGCAAAAAAGATCAGGGAGAAAATTAA
- a CDS encoding inorganic phosphate transporter, whose product MEIKNIKEFEKASKKLQKDTLKIALALLFLIGTALLALIFGQANSKGLLLIFAAVIGGYMAMNIGANDVSNNVGPAVGSKAISMGGAILIAGVCEMLGAIIAGGEVVSTIKGRIVSPESINDAHVFINVMLASLLSGALWLHVATLIGAPVSTSHSVVGGIMGAGMAAAGMSAVNWHFLSGIVASWVVSPLMGALIAMFFLMLIKKTIAYKEDKKSAALKVVPYLVALMSLTFSWYLIVKVLKRLYALNFEIQLACGCILALLIFILFKRFVLKKAPQLENSHESINELFNIPLIFAAALLSFAHGANDVANAIGPLAAISQTLEDANSPMGNTLSSVPLWIMVVGAAGIALGLSLYGPKLIKTVGSEITELDKMQAFCIALSAVITVLLASQLGLPVSSTHIVVGAVFGVGFLRERLREQSRRRFARIRDNIVAAHFGEDLEEIEGFLERFDKANLKEKSLMLESLKKSKNTAIALELKKKEKKSLKKVYKEEVIKRSILKKIVTAWLVTVPVSALLGAILFVALGFIEKYF is encoded by the coding sequence ATGGAAATTAAAAACATCAAGGAGTTTGAAAAAGCTTCTAAAAAACTCCAAAAAGACACTTTAAAGATCGCTCTCGCTCTTTTGTTTCTCATTGGCACTGCTTTGCTCGCTCTTATTTTTGGGCAGGCTAATTCTAAGGGATTGTTGCTCATCTTTGCGGCTGTGATTGGGGGGTATATGGCGATGAATATTGGCGCAAATGATGTGTCCAATAATGTCGGCCCTGCCGTAGGCTCTAAAGCCATTAGCATGGGCGGGGCGATTTTGATTGCCGGGGTTTGTGAAATGCTTGGAGCGATCATTGCTGGGGGGGAAGTGGTTTCTACGATTAAGGGTCGTATCGTTTCGCCTGAATCCATTAATGATGCGCATGTTTTCATCAATGTCATGTTGGCTAGCCTTTTGAGTGGGGCATTGTGGTTGCATGTAGCCACTTTAATTGGCGCTCCCGTTTCCACTTCACACTCTGTGGTGGGGGGGATTATGGGGGCTGGAATGGCAGCAGCTGGAATGTCTGCTGTCAATTGGCATTTTTTATCAGGTATTGTGGCCAGTTGGGTGGTTTCGCCTTTAATGGGGGCTTTGATAGCCATGTTTTTTTTAATGCTCATTAAAAAGACTATCGCTTATAAAGAAGATAAAAAGAGCGCGGCTTTAAAGGTCGTGCCTTACTTGGTAGCGTTGATGAGCTTAACATTTAGCTGGTATTTGATTGTTAAGGTTTTAAAACGCCTCTATGCGCTGAATTTTGAAATCCAACTGGCTTGCGGCTGTATCCTTGCGCTTTTAATCTTTATCCTTTTTAAAAGGTTTGTGTTAAAGAAAGCCCCACAATTAGAAAATAGCCATGAAAGCATTAATGAACTTTTCAATATCCCTTTGATTTTTGCCGCTGCGCTTTTAAGCTTTGCGCATGGGGCTAATGATGTGGCTAACGCTATAGGCCCATTAGCGGCCATCAGTCAAACTTTAGAAGATGCAAATAGCCCTATGGGGAATACTTTAAGCTCTGTGCCGTTGTGGATTATGGTAGTGGGGGCAGCTGGGATTGCTTTAGGCTTGAGTTTGTATGGGCCAAAGCTCATTAAAACGGTGGGGTCTGAAATCACAGAATTAGACAAAATGCAAGCTTTTTGCATCGCGCTTTCTGCGGTTATCACCGTGCTTTTAGCCTCTCAATTAGGCTTGCCCGTGAGCTCTACGCATATTGTGGTGGGCGCGGTGTTTGGGGTGGGCTTTTTAAGGGAGCGCTTAAGAGAGCAATCAAGAAGGCGTTTTGCTAGGATCAGAGACAACATTGTAGCGGCGCACTTTGGGGAAGATTTAGAAGAAATTGAAGGCTTTTTAGAGCGCTTTGATAAAGCCAACTTGAAAGAAAAATCGCTCATGCTAGAGAGCTTGAAAAAAAGCAAGAACACCGCCATCGCTTTGGAATTGAAAAAGAAAGAAAAAAAGTCGCTTAAAAAAGTGTATAAAGAAGAAGTGATCAAACGCTCCATTTTAAAAAAGATTGTTACCGCTTGGCTTGTAACCGTGCCGGTTTCTGCGCTTTTGGGGGCGATTCTTTTTGTGGCTCTTGGTTTTATAGAAAAGTATTTCTAG
- a CDS encoding NifU family protein, with product MIEFSDEDLQKPVRIVIEKIRPYLLKDGGNIEVLGVKSMKIYVALEGACKTCSSSKITLKNVIERQLKTDIHPNLEVVCLENAKEFHEL from the coding sequence ATGATAGAATTTAGCGATGAAGATTTACAAAAACCGGTGCGTATTGTGATAGAAAAAATCCGCCCTTACTTGCTCAAAGATGGCGGTAATATTGAAGTGTTAGGGGTGAAAAGCATGAAAATTTATGTGGCTTTAGAGGGAGCGTGTAAAACTTGCTCTAGCAGTAAAATCACTTTAAAAAATGTCATTGAAAGGCAGCTTAAAACGGATATTCACCCCAATTTAGAAGTGGTGTGCTTAGAAAACGCTAAGGAGTTTCACGAGCTTTAA
- a CDS encoding UDP-N-acetylmuramoyl-L-alanyl-D-glutamate--2,6-diaminopimelate ligase: MKLKKTLTYQNHTYSFLSDNTHEVLENPKEILFVKTPLNEKYSPFIAEKNLAILDFNELKNYFDFKMKIVGITGTNGKTTTASLMYSLLLDLNKKTALLGTRGFFINDKRIKEKGLTTPTLLELYSDLEEAMRLKCEYFIMEVSSHAIVQKRIAGLDFALKILTNITSDHLDFHESIENYKDAKNSFFKDEGLKVINRDETNSLFNPINAHTYALDKKAHLNIQAFSLTPSISASLCYQQDLRNPNLKEIALIHSPLLGRYNLYNILAGVLGVKLLTQLALEAIAPLLENFYGVKGRLEIVHSKPLVIVDFAHTIDGMQQVFESFKNQKITALFGAGGDRDKTKRPKMGEVASYYAHKIILTSDNPRSENEEDIIKDILKGISDSSKVVIEKDRKKAILNALENLKDDEVLLILGKGDESTQIFKDKTIFFSDQEVVKSYYQHLKQG; encoded by the coding sequence ATGAAGCTTAAAAAAACCCTGACTTATCAAAACCACACCTATTCTTTTTTAAGCGATAACACGCATGAAGTTTTAGAAAACCCTAAAGAAATCCTTTTTGTCAAAACGCCTTTAAATGAAAAATACTCTCCTTTCATTGCAGAAAAAAACCTGGCTATTTTAGATTTTAACGAGCTTAAAAACTATTTTGACTTTAAAATGAAAATTGTAGGGATTACTGGCACTAATGGCAAAACGACCACAGCGAGCTTGATGTATTCCTTACTCTTAGATTTGAATAAAAAGACCGCTCTTTTAGGCACAAGAGGGTTTTTTATCAACGACAAACGAATCAAAGAAAAGGGCTTGACCACGCCCACTCTTTTAGAGCTTTATAGCGATTTAGAAGAAGCGATGCGTTTAAAATGCGAATACTTTATTATGGAAGTGAGCTCCCATGCGATTGTCCAAAAGCGCATTGCCGGGCTTGATTTTGCCCTTAAAATCCTCACTAATATCACAAGCGATCATTTAGATTTCCACGAAAGCATAGAAAATTACAAAGACGCTAAAAACAGCTTTTTTAAAGATGAGGGCTTGAAAGTGATCAACAGAGATGAAACAAACTCCCTTTTTAACCCCATTAACGCGCACACTTACGCGCTGGATAAAAAAGCGCATTTAAACATTCAAGCCTTTTCGCTCACCCCCTCCATTAGCGCATCTTTATGCTACCAACAAGATTTAAGAAATCCCAATCTCAAAGAAATCGCCCTCATCCATTCCCCCCTTTTAGGGCGTTACAACCTTTATAATATCTTAGCGGGCGTTTTAGGGGTCAAATTACTCACCCAATTAGCGCTAGAAGCGATTGCGCCGCTATTAGAAAACTTTTATGGGGTTAAGGGGCGTTTGGAAATTGTGCATTCTAAACCTTTAGTGATCGTGGATTTTGCCCACACCATAGACGGCATGCAACAAGTCTTTGAAAGCTTTAAAAACCAAAAAATCACCGCTCTTTTTGGAGCAGGGGGTGATAGGGACAAGACCAAGCGCCCTAAAATGGGAGAGGTAGCGAGTTATTACGCTCATAAAATTATCTTAACTTCAGACAATCCTAGAAGCGAAAACGAAGAAGACATTATTAAGGATATTTTAAAAGGTATCAGCGATTCTTCTAAAGTGGTTATAGAAAAAGACCGAAAAAAAGCCATTTTAAACGCTTTAGAAAATTTAAAAGACGATGAGGTGTTATTGATTTTAGGCAAGGGCGATGAAAGCACTCAAATCTTTAAAGACAAGACGATTTTTTTTAGCGACCAGGAAGTCGTTAAAAGCTATTACCAACATTTAAAACAAGGATAA
- the tal gene encoding transaldolase → MQEFSLWCDFIERDFLENDFLKLINKGAICGATSNPSLFCEAITKSAFYKDEIAKLKGKKAKEIYETLALKDILQASSALMPLYEKDPNNGYISLEIDPFLEDDAPKSIDEAKRLFKTLNRPNVMIKVPASESGLEVISALTKASIPVNATLVFSPKIARKTAQILAKEAQKRAVISVFVSRFDKEIDPLVPKNLQAKSGIINATECYYQINQHANKLTSALFASTGVKSNALAKDYYIKALCFKNSINTAPLEALNAYLLDPNTEYQTPLKITEIEAFKKELKVHNIDLENTAQKLLKEGLIAFKQSFEKLLSSF, encoded by the coding sequence ATGCAAGAATTCAGTTTGTGGTGCGATTTTATTGAGAGGGATTTTTTAGAAAACGACTTTTTAAAGCTCATTAATAAGGGGGCTATTTGCGGGGCGACGAGTAACCCTAGTCTGTTTTGCGAAGCGATCACAAAAAGCGCGTTTTATAAAGATGAAATCGCTAAGCTCAAAGGCAAAAAAGCTAAAGAAATTTATGAAACCCTAGCGCTAAAGGATATTTTACAAGCTTCTAGCGCGTTGATGCCTTTATATGAAAAAGACCCTAACAATGGCTACATTAGCCTAGAAATTGACCCTTTTTTAGAAGATGATGCCCCTAAAAGCATTGATGAAGCCAAGCGCTTATTCAAAACATTAAACCGCCCTAATGTGATGATTAAAGTCCCGGCGAGTGAGAGCGGGCTTGAAGTAATTAGCGCTTTAACTAAAGCCTCTATCCCTGTTAATGCAACTTTAGTCTTTTCGCCTAAAATCGCTAGAAAAACCGCTCAAATCTTAGCCAAAGAAGCGCAAAAAAGAGCGGTCATTAGCGTGTTTGTTTCACGATTTGACAAAGAAATAGACCCTTTAGTGCCAAAAAATTTGCAAGCTAAAAGCGGGATTATCAACGCTACCGAGTGCTATTACCAAATTAATCAGCATGCTAATAAGCTAACAAGCGCTCTTTTTGCCTCCACAGGCGTTAAATCCAACGCCTTAGCTAAAGATTATTACATTAAAGCGCTGTGTTTTAAAAACTCTATCAATACAGCCCCCCTAGAGGCTTTAAACGCTTATTTGCTTGACCCAAACACCGAGTATCAAACCCCTTTAAAGATTACAGAAATTGAAGCGTTTAAAAAAGAACTAAAAGTGCACAACATTGATTTAGAAAACACCGCTCAAAAACTCCTTAAAGAAGGCTTGATAGCGTTCAAACAATCCTTTGAAAAGCTTTTAAGCAGTTTTTGA
- a CDS encoding 50S ribosomal protein L25/general stress protein Ctc produces MLEGVIRESITKANAKALKKDGYLIANVYGKGVENVNGAFKLNPFIKYLKEKKHLIFPVKLGDKTFEVVVQEYQKNPVTNELIHVDLLAVTKGVKSKFKVPVKHQGTPVGLKNKGILMLSKKRISVECAPEHLPDHYLVDVTPLDVNESILVRDLEKHENVKILDHDSIAVIGVIKAK; encoded by the coding sequence ATGTTAGAAGGCGTTATTAGAGAGAGTATTACTAAAGCTAACGCTAAAGCTTTAAAAAAAGATGGCTATCTAATCGCAAATGTTTATGGAAAGGGCGTTGAAAATGTGAATGGCGCGTTCAAATTAAACCCTTTCATTAAATACCTTAAGGAAAAAAAGCATTTGATTTTTCCGGTGAAATTAGGGGATAAGACTTTTGAAGTCGTGGTTCAAGAATACCAAAAAAACCCTGTTACTAACGAGCTTATCCATGTGGATTTACTCGCTGTTACTAAGGGCGTGAAGTCTAAGTTTAAAGTCCCTGTTAAACACCAAGGCACTCCAGTAGGCTTGAAAAATAAAGGGATTTTAATGCTCTCTAAAAAGCGTATCAGCGTGGAATGCGCTCCAGAGCATTTGCCCGATCACTATTTAGTGGATGTAACCCCTTTAGATGTGAATGAGTCTATTTTGGTGCGCGATTTAGAAAAACACGAGAATGTTAAGATTTTAGATCATGATTCTATCGCTGTGATCGGTGTGATTAAGGCGAAGTGA
- the pth gene encoding aminoacyl-tRNA hydrolase, translating to MTLLVGLGNPTLRYAHTRHNAGFDILDSLISELDLSFTFSSKHNACLCVYKDFILLKPQTYMNLSGESVLSAKNFYKTKELLIVHDDLDLDLGVVRFKNGGGNGGHNGLKSIDLLCSNSYYRLRVGISKGMGVIEHVLSKFHKNEEPLKNAAFEHAKNALKFFIESHDFNAMQNRFTLKKPLKIES from the coding sequence ATGACGCTTTTAGTAGGTTTAGGCAACCCTACTTTGCGTTACGCTCACACCAGACACAACGCTGGTTTTGATATTTTAGATTCGCTTATTAGCGAATTGGATCTTTCTTTCACTTTTTCTTCCAAACACAATGCTTGTTTATGCGTTTATAAGGACTTTATCTTACTCAAGCCCCAAACTTACATGAATTTAAGCGGCGAGAGCGTTTTAAGCGCTAAAAATTTTTACAAAACTAAAGAGCTTTTAATTGTCCATGACGACTTGGATTTGGATTTAGGCGTTGTGAGGTTTAAAAATGGTGGGGGGAATGGAGGGCATAACGGCCTAAAATCCATTGATTTATTGTGTTCTAATTCTTATTATCGCTTGAGAGTGGGGATTTCTAAAGGAATGGGCGTGATTGAGCATGTGCTTTCAAAATTCCACAAAAACGAAGAGCCTTTAAAAAACGCTGCGTTTGAACATGCCAAAAACGCCTTAAAATTTTTTATAGAAAGCCATGATTTTAACGCCATGCAAAATCGTTTCACGCTTAAAAAACCTTTAAAAATAGAAAGTTAA
- a CDS encoding LptF/LptG family permease, translating to MRLFRFVGWYYFKYFLIVLLALELFFVGIDSLKYADKMPDSANMIILFFTYDILFALNYTLPISLLLAMVLFYIAFIKSNQYTALLSIGFSKCQILSPIFLISLFFTTVYVGLNATPFVYMEEKTQNLIYKDNSLSVSEHLLVKYNDDYVYFDKINPLLQKAQNIKVFRLKDKTLESYAEAKEAFFEDKYWILHDTTIYEMPLSFELGANALNTTRLKTFKTLKNFRPKVLDTIYQNKPAVSITDALSSLHALMRQNADTKKVRSFLYVFAILPFFVPFLSVLIAYFSPSLARYENLALLGLKFIIITLVVWGLFFALGKFSISGILIPEIGVLSPFFLFLALSLWYFKKLNKRL from the coding sequence GTGCGTCTGTTTAGATTTGTGGGGTGGTATTATTTCAAATACTTTTTAATCGTGCTTTTAGCTTTGGAATTGTTTTTTGTAGGTATTGACAGCCTAAAATACGCCGATAAAATGCCCGATTCTGCGAACATGATTATTTTATTTTTCACCTATGACATCCTGTTTGCTCTCAATTACACCTTGCCCATTTCCTTGCTTTTGGCGATGGTTTTATTTTATATCGCATTCATTAAATCCAACCAATACACCGCCCTGCTCTCCATTGGCTTTTCCAAATGCCAGATTTTAAGCCCTATTTTTTTGATTAGCTTGTTTTTTACGACCGTTTATGTGGGGTTGAACGCAACTCCTTTTGTGTATATGGAGGAAAAAACGCAAAATTTGATTTATAAAGACAATTCTTTGAGCGTCTCAGAGCATTTGTTAGTGAAGTATAACGATGATTATGTGTATTTTGATAAGATTAATCCCTTATTGCAAAAGGCCCAAAATATCAAGGTTTTTCGCCTAAAAGATAAAACTTTAGAATCTTACGCTGAAGCTAAAGAAGCTTTTTTTGAAGACAAGTATTGGATCTTGCATGACACTACTATTTATGAGATGCCCTTAAGTTTTGAGCTGGGTGCCAACGCTTTAAACACCACGCGTTTAAAAACCTTTAAAACGCTCAAAAATTTCCGCCCTAAAGTTTTAGACACCATTTATCAAAACAAGCCCGCGGTTTCTATCACAGACGCTCTTTCATCCTTGCATGCTTTAATGCGCCAAAACGCAGACACGAAAAAAGTGCGCTCGTTTTTGTATGTGTTTGCGATTTTGCCCTTTTTTGTGCCGTTTTTAAGCGTTTTAATCGCTTATTTTTCGCCCAGTCTCGCCCGCTATGAAAACCTGGCTCTTTTAGGGCTAAAGTTTATCATTATCACGCTCGTTGTTTGGGGGCTATTCTTTGCTTTAGGGAAGTTCAGCATTTCAGGGATACTCATTCCTGAAATAGGCGTGCTATCGCCCTTTTTTTTATTCTTAGCTCTTAGTCTTTGGTATTTTAAAAAGCTTAATAAGAGATTGTAG
- a CDS encoding phospholipase D-like domain-containing protein gives MGSVQILSNLNYPKVINEGLRNSLNTHIAVAFLKYSGVEVIQDALIDSLEKGAEFEIIVGLDFKTTDSKPIRFLLDLNKTYKKLKFYCYGDKENNKTDIVFHPKIYMFDNGREKTSIIGSTNLTREGLESNFEVNTIFTEKKPLYYTQLNAIYNSIKYADSLFTPNEEYLQSYDEVFSAIIQNEQKVSKDKSIQEKIKKIEKQEKLLPGTIPSIKAMIVEFIFDCEEKGVKQVALQDIYQALEERIKKEEWGERYKSDTFRNTIRGELNHHALKDNPLKDSLGLFERPEKGFYALTPRLYQGR, from the coding sequence GTGGGTTCTGTCCAAATTCTATCTAATCTCAATTATCCCAAAGTGATTAATGAAGGGCTAAGAAATTCTTTAAACACTCACATTGCAGTTGCTTTTTTAAAATACAGTGGGGTGGAAGTTATTCAAGACGCTTTGATCGATTCTTTAGAAAAGGGGGCAGAATTTGAGATTATTGTAGGGCTTGATTTTAAAACAACCGACTCAAAACCCATACGATTTTTGCTAGACTTAAACAAGACTTATAAAAAATTAAAATTTTATTGCTACGGCGACAAAGAAAACAACAAAACAGATATTGTCTTCCACCCTAAAATTTATATGTTTGACAATGGAAGAGAAAAAACTTCCATTATAGGTAGCACCAACTTGACTAGAGAGGGATTGGAGAGCAATTTTGAAGTCAATACCATTTTTACAGAAAAGAAACCCTTATATTACACGCAGTTAAATGCTATTTATAATTCTATAAAATACGCAGATAGCCTATTCACTCCTAATGAAGAGTATTTGCAAAGTTATGATGAAGTTTTTAGCGCCATTATTCAAAACGAACAAAAAGTCTCAAAAGATAAAAGCATTCAAGAAAAGATTAAAAAGATTGAAAAACAAGAAAAATTGCTTCCTGGAACTATCCCCTCTATCAAGGCAATGATAGTGGAATTTATTTTTGATTGTGAGGAAAAAGGCGTTAAACAAGTAGCATTGCAAGATATTTATCAAGCATTAGAAGAGCGAATAAAAAAAGAAGAGTGGGGAGAAAGATATAAAAGCGATACTTTTAGAAACACTATCAGGGGCGAACTCAACCACCATGCGCTAAAAGATAACCCTTTAAAAGATAGCTTGGGGCTTTTTGAGAGACCAGAAAAAGGTTTTTATGCACTAACACCGCGTTTGTATCAAGGACGCTAA